In the Streptomyces sp. NBC_00525 genome, one interval contains:
- a CDS encoding aminoglycoside phosphotransferase family protein: MGTWEAVEVPHRLAASYATGFGEQGRAWIAGLPALAASMLERWDLERDGAARAGEASLVLPVLRPDRTAAVLRLQMPRQETAAALIGLRTWNGDGMVRLLDHDPVSGSMLLERLDGARTLASVDDDDVAMSTLAALLARLVAVPAPQGLRGLGAIASEMLDQLPQAVTRLAAPDDRGLLRGWASAVAELAGEPGDRMLHWDLHYDNVLAGRREPWIAIDPEPLAGDPGFDLWPALDSRWDDDVAKGDTPRIVRRRFDLLTDALGLDRARATGWTLGRLLQNALWDIEDGETRLAPSAVAITNALLSR, translated from the coding sequence GTGGGCACGTGGGAAGCGGTCGAGGTCCCGCATCGCCTGGCGGCGTCCTACGCCACGGGCTTCGGGGAGCAGGGGAGGGCCTGGATCGCCGGCCTGCCGGCACTCGCGGCGAGCATGCTGGAACGCTGGGACCTGGAACGGGACGGGGCCGCGCGAGCCGGAGAGGCCTCACTCGTCCTGCCGGTGCTGCGCCCCGACCGTACGGCCGCCGTCCTGAGACTCCAGATGCCCCGGCAGGAGACCGCCGCCGCGCTGATCGGCCTCCGTACCTGGAACGGCGACGGGATGGTGCGGCTGCTCGATCACGACCCGGTGAGCGGCAGCATGCTCCTGGAGCGCCTGGACGGAGCCCGCACGCTGGCCTCGGTCGACGATGACGACGTGGCGATGAGCACCCTCGCCGCACTCCTGGCGCGGCTGGTCGCGGTCCCGGCGCCGCAGGGCCTGCGCGGTCTCGGCGCCATCGCCTCCGAGATGCTGGATCAACTCCCGCAGGCGGTCACCAGGTTGGCCGCCCCGGACGACCGCGGGCTCCTGCGCGGCTGGGCCTCGGCGGTGGCCGAACTGGCCGGCGAGCCCGGGGACCGGATGCTGCACTGGGATCTGCACTACGACAACGTGCTCGCCGGGCGGCGCGAGCCGTGGATCGCCATCGATCCCGAGCCGCTCGCCGGCGACCCGGGATTCGATCTGTGGCCCGCCCTGGACAGCAGGTGGGACGACGACGTGGCGAAGGGCGACACCCCGCGCATCGTGCGGCGCCGCTTCGATCTGCTCACCGACGCCCTCGGCCTGGACCGCGCACGCGCGACCGGCTGGACCCTGGGACGGCTGCTGCAGAACGCGCTCTGGGACATCGAGGACGGTGAGACCCGGCTCGCCCCGTCCGCCGTCGCGATCACGAACGCACTGCTCAGCCGGTGA
- a CDS encoding ABC transporter ATP-binding protein has protein sequence MTREPVNIGPSDPLVRFDNVRKSFRTARGRRQQALDGFSMSIPRGSIVGLLGPNGSGKTTALKTLLGLVRPDSGTVHAFGHPLPQDQRHVAGRMGALIEGPAFNASLTGEHNLRLIGELHGAGAAEVSEVLELVGIAHAARRAYSGYSLGMKQRLGVAGALISGPELLVLDEPMNGLDPEAVRDMRELLKRLRDERGMTVVVSSHILAEVELVSDWVTIVRNGRVICDAGISELISRGTEHLVVRLHDTVAEQAVAILERNGHILTRTAGPRGTDELRMAAPQSPASSPDVLKLLTSQDVYPRELLVEAVSLEDIYVAAVRAADAAAEDGSLDRR, from the coding sequence GTGACGCGGGAACCCGTAAACATCGGGCCCTCCGACCCGCTCGTCCGATTCGACAACGTACGAAAGTCCTTCCGCACCGCGCGCGGGCGCAGGCAGCAGGCCCTCGACGGATTCTCCATGTCCATTCCGCGAGGCTCGATCGTGGGCCTCCTCGGACCGAATGGCTCGGGGAAGACCACCGCTCTCAAGACGCTTCTCGGCCTGGTCCGGCCCGACAGCGGCACGGTCCACGCCTTCGGCCACCCGCTGCCCCAGGACCAGCGCCATGTCGCCGGCCGTATGGGGGCGCTCATCGAAGGCCCCGCGTTCAACGCTTCGCTGACCGGTGAGCACAACCTCCGGCTGATCGGCGAACTGCACGGCGCGGGCGCCGCCGAGGTGTCCGAGGTGCTGGAACTGGTCGGGATCGCCCATGCCGCCCGGCGCGCCTACTCCGGCTACTCGCTCGGTATGAAACAAAGGCTCGGTGTGGCCGGGGCGCTGATCTCCGGCCCCGAACTGCTCGTGCTCGACGAGCCGATGAACGGGCTCGACCCCGAAGCCGTGCGGGACATGCGGGAATTGCTCAAGAGGCTGCGCGACGAGCGCGGTATGACCGTGGTCGTCTCCTCCCACATCCTGGCCGAGGTCGAATTGGTCAGCGACTGGGTCACCATCGTCAGGAACGGCCGCGTCATCTGCGACGCCGGGATCTCCGAGCTGATCTCGCGGGGGACCGAGCACTTGGTGGTGCGGCTGCACGACACGGTCGCCGAGCAGGCCGTCGCCATACTGGAGCGCAACGGCCACATCCTCACCCGGACCGCAGGCCCGCGCGGCACGGACGAGCTGCGCATGGCCGCCCCGCAGTCCCCCGCGTCCTCGCCCGACGTGCTGAAACTGCTCACCTCCCAGGACGTGTATCCGCGCGAACTGCTGGTGGAGGCCGTGTCCCTGGAGGACATCTACGTCGCGGCCGTCCGGGCCGCCGACGCGGCGGCGGAGGACGGCTCCCTTGACCGTCGTTGA
- a CDS encoding inositol monophosphatase family protein codes for MGVESEAALAVRAARAGAAVVRRMYGGALTRYEKGGGDFATTADIAAEEAVLAVLREARPGDAVTGEESGAAGSVDAGRRWLVDPLCGTLNYAVGNMLVAVNVALREGPAVVAAASADPFSGEVFWTDGAGARVRSADGRDAPLAPSAGSRLVDVNLDPPFPHAPAFRAVDLLAAPEFVAGFRPRVVSSTVAVAWVAAGRRAAYVTDGGPGLRLDSVHFAAGIALCEAAGCVVTGLDGLPVDRGTGGLIAAADRETHGELLGLVARGGGR; via the coding sequence ATGGGCGTGGAGAGCGAGGCGGCGTTGGCCGTTCGGGCGGCTCGGGCGGGGGCGGCGGTGGTTCGCCGCATGTACGGGGGTGCGCTGACGCGGTACGAGAAGGGCGGCGGTGACTTCGCCACGACCGCCGACATCGCGGCGGAGGAGGCGGTGCTCGCGGTGCTCCGGGAGGCACGGCCCGGTGACGCGGTGACGGGGGAGGAAAGCGGGGCGGCGGGGTCGGTCGATGCCGGGCGGCGGTGGCTGGTCGATCCGTTGTGCGGCACGTTGAACTACGCCGTGGGCAACATGCTCGTCGCGGTGAACGTCGCCCTGCGCGAGGGCCCGGCCGTCGTGGCCGCCGCGTCGGCCGATCCGTTCAGCGGCGAGGTGTTCTGGACGGACGGGGCGGGCGCCCGGGTCCGGTCGGCGGACGGCCGCGACGCACCGCTCGCGCCCTCGGCCGGCTCGCGGCTGGTGGACGTCAACCTGGACCCGCCGTTCCCGCACGCGCCGGCCTTCCGGGCGGTGGACCTGCTGGCCGCGCCGGAGTTCGTCGCCGGGTTCCGGCCGCGCGTCGTCTCCAGCACAGTGGCCGTCGCCTGGGTCGCGGCCGGTCGCCGCGCGGCGTACGTCACGGACGGCGGGCCCGGCCTCCGCCTCGACAGCGTCCACTTCGCGGCCGGCATCGCGCTCTGCGAGGCCGCGGGCTGCGTGGTCACGGGGCTCGACGGCCTGCCGGTGGACCGGGGGACGGGCGGGCTGATCGCGGCGGCGGACCGGGAGACGCATGGGGAGTTGCTGGGGTTGGTGGCGCGGGGCGGGGGGCGCTGA
- a CDS encoding DUF3995 domain-containing protein: MRTMRTEPGSTRRWAYAAVAWLVVCFGWHVQMGVMYEDSMGPDDGTPVWVFLAYDILIVLMSAAGVACVLATIRPWGRRVPAWLVRVPLWIGCAVLTLRGVPGLVENITTATGLTPYGLLGLEDEAVDTGSWPFWKTMVINGYFFLGAMFLVPATVLSRRSGRGRREREPEPEVTG, encoded by the coding sequence ATGCGAACCATGCGAACCGAACCTGGGAGCACCCGGCGCTGGGCGTACGCCGCCGTCGCCTGGTTGGTGGTGTGCTTCGGATGGCACGTCCAGATGGGCGTCATGTACGAGGACTCGATGGGGCCGGACGACGGCACCCCGGTGTGGGTCTTCCTCGCCTACGACATCCTGATCGTCCTCATGTCGGCCGCCGGTGTGGCGTGCGTGCTCGCGACGATCCGGCCGTGGGGCCGGCGCGTACCGGCCTGGCTGGTGCGGGTGCCGCTGTGGATCGGCTGCGCGGTGCTGACGTTGCGGGGTGTGCCCGGCCTGGTCGAGAACATCACCACGGCCACGGGGCTCACCCCGTACGGCCTGCTCGGCCTGGAGGACGAGGCCGTCGACACCGGGTCCTGGCCCTTCTGGAAGACCATGGTGATCAACGGCTACTTCTTCCTCGGTGCGATGTTTCTCGTACCGGCCACTGTGCTGTCCCGCCGGAGCGGGCGGGGGAGGCGGGAGCGGGAGCCGGAGCCGGAGGTCACCGGCTGA